A genomic region of Bosea sp. 124 contains the following coding sequences:
- a CDS encoding GntR family transcriptional regulator — translation MPMTTGKAQTALKAQTTERVRSVAAMLEEEIVLGWLLPRERLVEEELAERLAVKRHVVREALADLERVGLVDRIPNRGAVVKLLDPVEVRQIYSVREVLETLAAEQIPLPVAPAVLDRLRALQRQHATAVEAADARAAFRANMQFHETLFRACGNPHLVELIQGLAQKVHGARSITAASPEHLQLARDEHAAMVEALQLGDRDRLVALCRQHLGPSRDAYIAAVEARFARQAAAASSRP, via the coding sequence ATGCCCATGACGACCGGCAAGGCCCAGACTGCCCTCAAGGCCCAGACCACCGAGCGTGTCCGCAGCGTCGCCGCCATGCTGGAAGAGGAGATCGTCCTCGGCTGGCTTCTGCCGCGCGAGCGGCTGGTCGAGGAGGAGCTGGCCGAGCGCCTCGCCGTGAAGCGCCATGTCGTGCGCGAGGCGCTGGCCGATCTGGAGCGGGTCGGGCTGGTCGACCGCATTCCGAACCGGGGCGCCGTCGTCAAGCTGCTCGACCCCGTCGAGGTCAGGCAGATCTATTCGGTGCGGGAGGTGCTGGAGACGCTCGCCGCCGAGCAGATCCCGCTGCCGGTGGCGCCTGCCGTCCTCGATCGGTTGCGCGCCCTTCAGCGGCAGCATGCCACGGCAGTCGAAGCCGCCGATGCGCGCGCGGCCTTTCGCGCCAACATGCAATTTCACGAGACGCTGTTTCGCGCCTGCGGCAACCCCCATCTCGTCGAGCTGATCCAGGGGCTCGCGCAGAAGGTCCATGGCGCACGCTCGATCACGGCGGCGAGCCCGGAGCACCTGCAACTCGCCCGCGACGAGCATGCGGCGATGGTCGAGGCGCTCCAGCTTGGCGACCGCGACCGCCTGGTCGCGCTCTGCCGCCAGCATCTCGGGCCGTCGCGCGACGCCTATATCGCTGCGGTCGAGGCGCGCTTTGCCCGGCAGGCTGCAGCCGCCTCATCCAGGCCCTAG
- the cysD gene encoding sulfate adenylyltransferase subunit CysD yields MIALSHLQRLEAEAIFILREVAATCDNPVLLYSIGKDSAVLLHLAMKAFHPGKPPFPLLHVDTTWKFREMIAFRDETARRLGLELIVHINQDGVKAGINPIASGSRIHTDVMKTQGLKQALDRYGFDAAFGGARRDEEKTRAKERVFSLRSADHRWDPKNQRPEPWSLFNTAKRPGESFRVFPLSNWTERDVWDYIALESIPVVPLYFAAPRPVLRRGDAWIMRDDERLPLLPGEVVETGMVRFRTLGCYPLTGAFESDATSLTDIIAEMRASQSSERQGRIIDHDGTGSMEQKKQEGYF; encoded by the coding sequence ATGATCGCCCTCAGCCATCTCCAGCGCCTCGAAGCCGAGGCAATCTTCATCCTGCGCGAGGTCGCCGCGACCTGCGACAATCCGGTGCTGCTCTACTCGATCGGCAAGGATTCGGCGGTGCTGCTGCATCTGGCGATGAAGGCGTTCCACCCCGGCAAGCCGCCCTTCCCGCTCCTGCATGTCGACACGACCTGGAAGTTCCGCGAGATGATCGCCTTCCGCGATGAGACCGCGCGCAGGCTCGGGCTGGAGCTCATCGTCCACATCAACCAGGACGGGGTGAAGGCCGGGATCAATCCGATCGCCTCCGGCTCCCGCATCCATACCGATGTGATGAAGACGCAGGGGTTGAAGCAGGCGCTCGACCGATACGGCTTCGACGCCGCCTTCGGCGGCGCGCGGCGCGACGAGGAGAAGACCCGCGCCAAGGAGCGCGTCTTCTCCCTGCGCAGCGCCGATCACCGCTGGGACCCGAAGAACCAGCGGCCCGAACCCTGGTCGCTGTTCAACACCGCCAAGAGACCGGGCGAAAGCTTCCGCGTCTTCCCGCTCTCGAACTGGACCGAGCGCGACGTCTGGGACTACATCGCGCTCGAGAGCATCCCGGTCGTGCCGCTCTATTTCGCCGCGCCGCGGCCGGTCCTGCGTCGCGGCGACGCCTGGATCATGCGCGACGACGAGCGCCTGCCGCTGCTGCCGGGCGAAGTCGTCGAGACCGGCATGGTCCGCTTCCGTACGCTCGGCTGCTATCCGCTGACCGGCGCGTTCGAGAGCGACGCCACCAGCCTCACCGACATCATCGCCGAAATGCGCGCCTCGCAGAGTTCGGAGCGGCAGGGCCGGATCATCGACCATGACGGCACGGGCTCGATGGAGCAGAAGAAGCAGGAAGGCTATTTCTGA
- a CDS encoding tripartite tricarboxylate transporter substrate binding protein — protein MLDRRHLIGALAGLSLALPTAAFAQAYPQKPITLVVPYAPGGATDIIGRVVAEEMSNSLGQRVVVENRAGAGGSVGAAAAARAQPDGYTLLLGALTSHSINMGLQAKPGFDLKKDLLPIGLAGNVGLALVVHPSVTAKTVPELIAQIKASPDAYSYASSGQGSPQHLSGELFNIKAGTKMPVVPYRGSGPAMTDMVAGQVKIMFDTIPAVLQHVKAGSLRAIATTGTETSPFMPETPTAISQGLAGFEVSSWFGLLAPAGTPQPILDKLNAELNKALQSPKLKEAFTLQGVVPKPSTPAEASARIDSEIAKWGELIKAAGIKAE, from the coding sequence ATGCTCGACCGTCGCCACCTCATCGGCGCGCTCGCCGGCCTTTCGCTGGCCCTGCCCACCGCCGCCTTCGCCCAGGCCTATCCGCAGAAGCCGATCACGCTGGTCGTGCCCTATGCGCCCGGCGGCGCGACGGACATCATCGGCCGCGTCGTCGCCGAGGAAATGTCGAACAGCCTCGGCCAGCGCGTCGTGGTCGAGAATCGCGCCGGTGCCGGCGGCAGCGTCGGGGCGGCAGCCGCCGCGCGCGCCCAGCCGGACGGCTACACCCTGCTGCTGGGTGCGCTGACCAGCCATTCGATCAATATGGGCCTGCAGGCGAAACCCGGCTTCGACCTCAAGAAGGACCTGTTGCCGATCGGGCTGGCCGGCAATGTCGGGCTTGCCCTCGTCGTGCATCCATCCGTCACCGCCAAGACGGTCCCCGAGCTGATCGCGCAGATCAAGGCGAGCCCGGATGCCTATTCCTACGCGTCGTCCGGACAGGGTTCGCCCCAGCACCTGTCGGGTGAGCTGTTCAACATCAAGGCCGGCACCAAGATGCCTGTCGTGCCTTATCGCGGCTCAGGCCCGGCGATGACCGACATGGTCGCGGGACAGGTCAAGATCATGTTCGACACCATCCCTGCCGTGCTCCAGCATGTGAAGGCGGGTTCGCTCCGGGCGATCGCGACCACCGGGACGGAAACCTCGCCCTTCATGCCCGAGACGCCGACCGCGATCTCGCAGGGCCTGGCCGGCTTCGAGGTGTCGTCCTGGTTCGGCCTGCTCGCTCCGGCCGGCACGCCGCAGCCGATTCTGGACAAGCTCAACGCCGAGCTGAATAAGGCTCTGCAGAGCCCGAAGCTCAAGGAGGCGTTCACGCTGCAGGGCGTCGTCCCGAAGCCGAGCACACCCGCCGAAGCTTCGGCACGGATCGACAGCGAGATCGCGAAATGGGGCGAACTGATCAAGGCGGCCGGCATCAAGGCCGAGTGA
- a CDS encoding endonuclease/exonuclease/phosphatase family protein — translation MKVASYNIHKCRGTDRRVRPDRTVAVLAEIGADMVALQEVDRRFGQRIGLLDPAAILRETGLHLLVQSDVVDGHGWHGNALLVRGEPQSYRRFRLKLPGIEPRGAVVAELDLGEGRFRVIAAHLGLLRRSRIDQATALLHAFLELTPMPTILLGDFNEWRRNRRSALDVLVPHFADMRHPPSFPSRRPMLPLDRILAWPDGLISELAVHDTPLARKASDHLPLTARIDISRWQLGLESAA, via the coding sequence GTGAAGGTCGCATCCTACAACATCCACAAATGCCGCGGCACGGACCGGCGTGTCAGGCCTGACCGGACCGTCGCCGTCCTGGCCGAGATCGGCGCCGATATGGTGGCGCTTCAGGAGGTCGACCGCCGCTTCGGCCAGCGGATCGGGCTGCTCGATCCCGCCGCCATCCTGCGCGAGACCGGGCTGCACCTGCTCGTGCAGTCGGATGTCGTGGATGGCCATGGCTGGCACGGCAATGCTCTGCTCGTGCGCGGCGAGCCGCAATCCTACCGGCGCTTCCGCCTCAAGCTGCCGGGGATCGAGCCGCGCGGCGCCGTCGTCGCCGAACTCGATCTCGGCGAGGGCAGGTTTCGCGTGATCGCCGCCCATCTCGGCCTGCTGCGCCGGTCGCGCATCGATCAGGCGACGGCGCTGCTGCACGCCTTTCTCGAACTCACGCCGATGCCGACCATCCTGCTCGGCGACTTCAACGAGTGGCGGCGCAACCGCAGATCGGCGCTCGACGTGCTGGTGCCCCACTTCGCCGACATGAGACACCCGCCCAGTTTCCCGTCGCGCCGCCCGATGCTGCCGCTGGACCGCATCCTGGCCTGGCCGGACGGGCTGATCTCCGAACTCGCCGTGCATGACACGCCGCTGGCGCGCAAGGCATCGGACCATCTGCCGCTGACCGCCCGCATCGACATCTCGCGCTGGCAACTGGGCCTCGAGAGCGCCGCCTGA
- a CDS encoding 3-hydroxyacyl-CoA dehydrogenase NAD-binding domain-containing protein, with translation MSDTVQHLAIQKLAIVGAGMIGASWAALASAHGVAVFAYDPNPEAEARFLAHVERARTQLTELGLTGAGAVSFSSDLATALAGAGFVQENGPENEAVKRKLLAEIDALLPADAIIASSTSALVRSAIVADCARPERIVVAHPFNPPHLVPLVEIVGADADVVARAADFYRSLGRRPVVLNREMPGHIANRLASALYREAVHLVEQGVASVADIDAALCNGPGLRWALMGPHMTYHLGGGEGGIAGYLAHLGPSQVRRWQSLGNPSLDAEVQAKIVAGVAEEAAGRSIAELEERRDEGLLALLKARTLVSD, from the coding sequence ATGAGCGACACCGTCCAGCATCTCGCCATCCAGAAGCTCGCCATTGTGGGCGCCGGCATGATCGGCGCCAGTTGGGCGGCGCTTGCCAGCGCGCATGGTGTCGCGGTCTTCGCCTATGATCCCAATCCCGAGGCCGAGGCGCGCTTCCTCGCCCATGTCGAGCGAGCGCGGACGCAGCTGACGGAACTCGGTTTGACCGGGGCCGGCGCCGTCTCCTTCTCGAGCGATCTCGCCACCGCGCTGGCGGGGGCAGGTTTCGTCCAGGAGAACGGGCCCGAGAACGAGGCGGTGAAGCGCAAGCTCCTCGCCGAAATCGACGCCCTGCTTCCGGCCGACGCGATCATCGCCAGCTCGACCTCGGCGCTGGTCCGCAGCGCCATCGTCGCCGATTGCGCGCGGCCGGAGCGGATCGTCGTGGCGCATCCGTTCAACCCGCCGCATCTCGTGCCGCTGGTCGAGATCGTCGGGGCCGATGCCGATGTGGTGGCGCGGGCGGCCGATTTCTATCGCTCGCTCGGGCGGCGCCCGGTCGTGCTCAACCGCGAGATGCCCGGCCATATCGCCAACCGGCTGGCCTCGGCGCTCTATCGCGAGGCGGTGCATCTCGTCGAACAGGGCGTGGCGAGCGTCGCCGACATCGATGCGGCCCTGTGCAACGGCCCCGGCCTGCGCTGGGCCCTGATGGGTCCGCACATGACCTATCATCTCGGTGGCGGCGAAGGCGGCATCGCCGGCTACCTCGCCCATCTCGGCCCGAGCCAGGTGCGGCGCTGGCAATCGCTCGGCAACCCGTCCCTCGACGCGGAGGTCCAGGCAAAGATCGTCGCCGGTGTCGCGGAGGAAGCGGCGGGGCGCTCGATCGCCGAGCTGGAAGAGCGCCGAGACGAAGGCCTGCTCGCTCTTTTGAAGGCCCGCACACTCGTCAGCGACTGA
- a CDS encoding cation-translocating P-type ATPase yields the protein MSGMDSSVPSARRGGPDGRAPAARDDVHQHAPFEPWAVLRIAVAALGAALVWFRVYEPVPRISVVGLLALGFAVWPVLREGVANLLARRMTMELSMLIAIVAAAAIAEIFTALVVTLFVLVAEELEHLTIARGRRAIGDLVSFIPREARIRRHGETVMAPVDAVVIGDVVLVNPGEKLPVDGVVLAGHSSVDQSRITGESMPVETVVGGTVYAGSINHMGALEISVERVGRDTSYGQIIEAVEAAEHSRAPVQKLADRLAGYLVYFTALAAALTWLITRDIRDTISVIIVAGACGIAAGTPIAILGGIGRAARLGAIIKGGIHLETLGRIDTIVLDKTGTLTLGRPGVEQIAAAPGVDPLELLRLTAAAELRSEHPLARAVVEEARARGLTVPEPTAFDYTVARGITAKVEGRTVLVGNRSLLADAGIETPMRDHAIIGSDIVVAADGRFLGEIIVADALRPEAKAAMAALAGIGVRTMLFSGDTATVAASVGRELGIAEAVGEMLPQDKLARVRALVAERRVVGMVGDGVNDAPALTAASLGIAMGAGTDIAKDSADIILIGNDLLKLVETLRIARRTRAVIWQNFAGTLIVDAVGIVLAATGHLNPVFAAFIHVGSELLFLGNSARMLPRGEDASERVAAQPTTEGAA from the coding sequence ATGAGCGGAATGGATTCGTCGGTGCCGTCCGCGCGTCGGGGCGGGCCCGACGGTCGCGCGCCCGCCGCGCGGGACGATGTGCATCAGCACGCCCCGTTCGAACCCTGGGCCGTCCTGCGGATCGCGGTTGCGGCGCTGGGGGCGGCGCTGGTGTGGTTTCGCGTCTACGAGCCCGTCCCTCGGATCAGCGTCGTCGGCCTGCTGGCGCTCGGCTTCGCCGTCTGGCCGGTGCTCCGGGAGGGCGTCGCCAATCTGCTGGCGCGGCGCATGACCATGGAACTCTCCATGCTCATCGCCATCGTCGCGGCGGCTGCGATCGCCGAGATCTTCACCGCCCTCGTCGTCACCCTGTTCGTCCTCGTCGCGGAGGAGCTGGAGCATCTGACGATTGCCCGCGGGCGCCGTGCGATCGGCGATCTCGTCAGCTTCATTCCGCGCGAGGCGCGCATCCGCCGCCATGGCGAGACCGTCATGGCCCCGGTCGACGCGGTCGTCATCGGCGATGTCGTGCTGGTCAATCCCGGCGAGAAGCTGCCGGTCGACGGCGTCGTCCTGGCCGGCCATTCCTCCGTCGACCAGTCCCGCATCACCGGAGAATCGATGCCGGTCGAGACGGTGGTGGGCGGCACGGTCTATGCCGGGTCGATCAATCACATGGGCGCGCTCGAGATCAGCGTCGAGCGCGTCGGCCGCGACACCAGCTACGGGCAGATCATCGAGGCGGTCGAGGCAGCCGAGCACAGCCGCGCCCCCGTCCAGAAACTGGCGGACCGGCTCGCGGGCTATCTGGTCTATTTCACGGCGCTCGCGGCGGCGCTCACCTGGCTGATCACCCGCGATATCCGTGACACGATCTCGGTGATCATCGTCGCCGGTGCCTGCGGGATCGCGGCGGGCACGCCGATCGCCATCCTCGGCGGCATCGGCCGCGCCGCGCGCCTCGGCGCCATCATCAAGGGCGGCATCCATCTCGAAACGCTGGGGCGCATCGACACGATCGTCCTCGACAAGACCGGGACGCTGACCCTCGGCCGGCCGGGCGTCGAGCAGATCGCGGCGGCGCCGGGCGTGGATCCGCTCGAACTGCTGCGCCTGACCGCCGCGGCCGAGCTTCGCTCCGAGCATCCGCTGGCGCGCGCCGTCGTCGAGGAGGCGAGGGCGCGGGGCCTGACGGTTCCGGAGCCGACGGCCTTCGATTACACGGTCGCGCGCGGCATCACCGCCAAGGTCGAGGGCCGGACCGTCCTGGTCGGTAATCGCAGTTTGCTCGCCGACGCCGGCATCGAGACGCCCATGCGCGACCACGCGATCATCGGCTCGGATATCGTCGTCGCCGCTGATGGCCGCTTTCTCGGCGAGATCATCGTGGCCGATGCACTGCGTCCCGAAGCGAAGGCGGCGATGGCGGCGCTGGCCGGGATCGGCGTCAGGACGATGCTGTTCTCGGGCGACACGGCCACGGTCGCTGCAAGCGTCGGCCGCGAACTCGGGATCGCGGAGGCCGTCGGCGAGATGCTGCCCCAGGACAAGCTGGCGAGGGTGCGCGCACTGGTGGCGGAGCGGCGGGTCGTCGGCATGGTCGGCGACGGCGTCAACGATGCGCCGGCTCTGACCGCAGCCAGCCTCGGCATCGCCATGGGCGCCGGCACCGACATCGCGAAGGACAGCGCCGACATCATCCTGATCGGCAACGACCTGCTGAAGCTGGTCGAGACCCTGCGCATCGCAAGGCGGACCAGGGCGGTGATCTGGCAGAACTTCGCCGGGACGCTGATCGTCGATGCCGTCGGCATCGTCCTCGCCGCGACCGGGCACCTGAACCCGGTCTTCGCGGCCTTTATCCACGTCGGCTCCGAGCTGCTCTTCCTCGGCAATTCGGCTCGCATGCTGCCGCGGGGCGAAGACGCGAGCGAGCGGGTCGCGGCGCAACCCACGACCGAGGGCGCCGCGTAA
- a CDS encoding phosphoketolase family protein — protein sequence MSAAPQSHPQLNPAPLNPADLSLIQRYWSAANYLSVGQIYLLDNPLLREPLRPEHVKPRLLGHWGTTPGLNFIYAHLNRVIAARELDMIYVCGPGHGGPGMVANTYLEGSYSETYPDIGRDADGLRRLFRQFSFPGGIPSHAAPETPGSIHEGGELGYALVHAFGAALDNPELIVACVVGDGEAETGPLAAAWHSSKFLNPVHDGAVLPILHLNGYKIANPTILARMDPEELRSLLVGYGYEPFFVEGNEPEFMHQLMAGTLDTVLDRIRDIQANARAAGRVEVRPRWPMIVLRSPKGWTGPKTVDGRKVEDFWRSHQVPIANARGDAAHLALLEAWLRSYGPETLFDGEGRLRPELQALAPSGERRMGANPHANGGLLRSALKLPDHRQYGIALSGPGTVSAEATRAMGAFLKDVVRLNAPARNFRIMGPDETASNRLDAVFDVTERVWMERIEPEDVHLAQEGRVMEVLSEHLCQGWLEGYLLTGRHGLFSCYEAFIHIVDSMVNQHAKWLKVSRGIPWRRPIASLNYLLTSHVWQQDHNGFSHQDPGFLDLIANKKADIARIYLPPDANTLLWVTDHCLRTYDRINVIVAGKAPAPQWLGVEDAAIHGAAGIGIWEWAGNESPGSEPDVVMACAGDVPTIETLAAAALLHEALPQLTIRVVNVVDLMTLQSRAQHPHGLNDRDFDALFTLDRPVIFAFHGYPQLIHRLTYNRANHGGLHVHGYQEEGTTTTPFDMLVMNELDRFHLAIAAIDRLAGLGSDAARARQRFRDRLIAHEAHIREHGEDMPEIREWRWPHAGAA from the coding sequence ATGAGCGCTGCTCCGCAGAGTCATCCGCAGCTGAACCCTGCCCCGCTGAACCCTGCCGACTTGTCGCTGATCCAGCGCTACTGGAGCGCGGCGAACTATCTCTCCGTCGGGCAGATCTATCTGCTCGACAATCCGCTGCTGCGCGAGCCGCTCAGGCCCGAGCACGTCAAGCCCCGGCTGCTCGGCCATTGGGGCACGACACCCGGCCTGAACTTCATCTATGCGCATCTGAACCGGGTGATCGCGGCGCGCGAGCTCGACATGATCTATGTCTGCGGCCCCGGCCATGGCGGGCCCGGCATGGTCGCCAACACCTATCTCGAAGGCTCCTACAGCGAGACCTATCCCGATATCGGCCGGGATGCGGACGGGCTGCGCCGGCTCTTCCGTCAGTTCTCGTTTCCAGGCGGCATTCCGAGCCATGCGGCGCCCGAGACCCCGGGCTCGATCCATGAAGGCGGCGAACTCGGTTATGCGCTGGTCCATGCCTTCGGCGCGGCGCTCGACAATCCGGAGCTGATCGTCGCCTGCGTCGTCGGCGATGGCGAGGCCGAGACCGGGCCGCTCGCCGCCGCCTGGCATTCGAGCAAATTCCTCAATCCCGTCCATGACGGCGCCGTCCTGCCGATCCTGCACCTCAACGGCTACAAGATCGCCAACCCGACGATCCTGGCGCGGATGGACCCGGAGGAACTGCGCAGCCTGCTCGTCGGCTATGGCTACGAGCCCTTTTTCGTCGAGGGCAACGAACCGGAGTTCATGCACCAGCTCATGGCCGGCACGCTGGACACGGTTCTCGACCGCATCCGCGACATCCAAGCGAATGCGCGCGCGGCGGGGCGCGTCGAGGTACGGCCGCGCTGGCCGATGATCGTGCTGCGCAGCCCCAAGGGCTGGACCGGCCCGAAAACCGTCGACGGCAGGAAGGTCGAGGATTTCTGGCGCTCGCATCAGGTGCCGATCGCCAATGCGCGCGGCGATGCCGCCCATCTCGCGCTGCTCGAGGCATGGCTGCGCAGCTACGGGCCCGAGACCCTGTTCGATGGCGAGGGCCGGCTGCGGCCGGAGCTCCAGGCGCTGGCGCCGTCCGGCGAGCGCCGCATGGGCGCCAACCCGCATGCCAATGGCGGGCTGCTCAGGAGCGCGCTGAAGCTGCCGGATCATCGCCAGTACGGCATCGCCCTGTCCGGCCCCGGCACTGTCAGCGCCGAGGCGACGCGGGCGATGGGCGCCTTCCTGAAGGATGTCGTGCGGCTCAACGCGCCGGCCCGCAATTTCCGCATCATGGGGCCCGACGAGACGGCCTCGAACCGGCTCGACGCCGTGTTCGACGTGACCGAGCGCGTCTGGATGGAGCGGATCGAGCCCGAAGACGTCCATCTCGCGCAGGAGGGGCGGGTCATGGAGGTGTTGAGCGAGCATCTCTGCCAGGGCTGGCTCGAAGGCTATCTACTGACCGGCCGCCACGGCCTATTTTCCTGCTACGAGGCCTTCATCCACATCGTCGATTCGATGGTGAACCAGCACGCCAAATGGCTGAAGGTCTCGCGTGGAATTCCGTGGCGCCGGCCGATCGCCTCGCTGAACTATCTCCTGACCTCGCATGTCTGGCAGCAGGACCATAACGGCTTCAGCCATCAGGATCCGGGCTTCCTCGATCTGATCGCCAACAAGAAGGCCGACATCGCGCGGATCTACCTGCCGCCGGATGCCAACACCCTGCTCTGGGTCACCGACCATTGTCTGCGGACCTATGACCGCATCAACGTCATCGTCGCGGGCAAGGCTCCGGCGCCGCAATGGCTCGGCGTCGAGGACGCCGCGATCCATGGCGCCGCCGGCATCGGCATCTGGGAATGGGCCGGCAACGAAAGCCCAGGCTCGGAGCCGGACGTCGTCATGGCCTGCGCCGGCGACGTCCCGACGATCGAGACGCTCGCCGCCGCCGCCCTGCTGCACGAGGCGCTGCCGCAGCTCACCATCCGCGTCGTCAACGTGGTCGACCTGATGACGCTGCAGAGCCGGGCGCAGCACCCCCACGGGTTGAACGACCGCGATTTCGACGCCCTGTTCACGCTGGACCGGCCGGTGATCTTCGCCTTTCACGGCTATCCGCAATTGATCCACCGGCTGACCTACAACCGGGCCAACCATGGCGGGCTGCATGTCCATGGCTATCAGGAGGAAGGCACCACCACGACGCCCTTCGACATGCTGGTGATGAACGAGCTCGACCGCTTCCATCTCGCCATCGCGGCGATAGACCGGCTCGCCGGCCTCGGCTCCGATGCCGCGCGCGCGCGGCAGCGCTTCCGCGACCGGCTGATCGCGCATGAAGCCCATATCCGCGAACACGGCGAGGACATGCCGGAAATCCGGGAGTGGCGCTGGCCCCATGCCGGGGCGGCGTGA
- a CDS encoding aspartate/glutamate racemase family protein — protein MTDTTEAAPRIALIHALEESVLPARAAFSAHWPQAKAFDLLDTSLATDLAARGSLDAAMTERFLTLGRYAVATEGTAGPAKAILFTCSAFGPAIDAVKRDLPIPVLRPNESAFAEALALGGRIGLVVTFAPSLPSLTQELNEMAGKPVDVAGIVVDGALAALKAGDGEMHDRLVAAEVARLGGIDTLILGQFSLARAKPAIEAATGLRVVTTPEAAIRGLKRALDTAAP, from the coding sequence ATGACCGACACGACCGAAGCGGCCCCACGGATCGCGCTCATTCATGCGCTTGAGGAATCGGTGCTGCCGGCGCGGGCAGCCTTCTCCGCGCATTGGCCGCAGGCAAAGGCCTTCGACCTGCTCGATACCTCGCTCGCGACCGATCTCGCCGCGCGCGGCAGCCTCGACGCGGCGATGACCGAGCGCTTCCTGACGCTGGGGCGCTACGCGGTTGCGACAGAAGGCACCGCCGGACCGGCGAAAGCGATCCTCTTCACCTGCTCGGCCTTCGGCCCGGCGATCGATGCGGTCAAGCGCGACCTGCCGATCCCGGTACTGCGCCCCAACGAATCCGCTTTCGCGGAAGCACTAGCGCTGGGCGGCCGCATCGGCCTCGTCGTGACCTTCGCCCCGTCCCTGCCCTCGCTGACGCAGGAGTTGAACGAGATGGCCGGCAAGCCGGTCGATGTCGCCGGCATCGTGGTCGATGGCGCGCTCGCAGCGCTGAAGGCGGGGGACGGCGAGATGCATGACCGCCTCGTGGCGGCAGAGGTTGCGCGTCTTGGCGGGATCGACACGCTGATCCTTGGCCAGTTCTCGCTTGCCCGCGCCAAGCCCGCGATCGAGGCCGCGACCGGCCTGCGCGTCGTGACGACGCCGGAAGCCGCGATCCGCGGCCTGAAGCGCGCGCTGGACACAGCCGCTCCCTGA
- a CDS encoding phospholipase D-like domain-containing protein has product MDSAALITSLADRGALLLTALHVGSAGLVTIHALFRKRDVPAAIGWIGLAWLSPFFGAILYFGFGINRVKRRARRLRGVDAGGGVAARAGTMPEGPAGSLQMAVGRITRSATEPGAVAAVLDCGDEAYPRMLAAIDAARSSVALSTFIFRTDEPGLRFVEALARAHRRGVAVRVLIDGFGGGFLFSRAFHRLRGEGVPAARYLHSLLPWKMPLLDLRLHKKILVIDGEMAFLGGLNIGGENLLATRPREPVRDIHFLIEGPVVRQVMESFQDDWAFSTAETLEGPLWFPATHRKGTAPARAISSGPDQSVDQLMLALLSAINAASSSLRIATPYFLPDEQVITALQLAALRGVEVHVVIPARNNHRLVGWAMQAHIRPLLKVGCHVWRSPAPFDHSKLATVDEAWSLIGSANWDARSLRLNFEITMEFYDPELAKRLNGIIDAKRSTAVTLDEIDSRWPIVKIRDAAARLLMPYL; this is encoded by the coding sequence ATGGATTCCGCCGCGCTGATCACGAGCCTTGCCGATCGCGGAGCCCTGCTGCTGACGGCCCTCCATGTCGGCAGCGCAGGCTTGGTGACGATCCATGCGCTTTTCCGCAAACGCGACGTTCCGGCCGCCATCGGCTGGATCGGCCTGGCCTGGCTCTCGCCGTTCTTCGGGGCGATCCTCTATTTCGGGTTCGGCATCAATCGCGTGAAGCGTCGGGCACGGCGCCTGCGCGGCGTGGATGCGGGCGGCGGCGTTGCGGCTCGGGCCGGCACCATGCCAGAGGGGCCGGCCGGCAGCCTGCAGATGGCCGTCGGCCGGATCACCCGGTCGGCGACGGAACCCGGCGCTGTCGCGGCCGTGCTCGACTGCGGGGACGAGGCCTATCCGCGGATGCTGGCGGCGATCGACGCGGCCAGATCCAGCGTCGCGCTCTCGACCTTCATCTTCCGGACCGACGAGCCCGGCCTGCGCTTCGTCGAGGCGCTCGCCCGCGCCCATCGTCGCGGCGTCGCGGTGCGCGTCCTCATCGACGGATTCGGCGGCGGCTTCCTGTTCTCGCGCGCTTTCCACAGGTTGCGTGGCGAGGGGGTCCCCGCCGCCCGCTACCTGCACTCGCTGCTGCCCTGGAAGATGCCGCTGCTCGATCTCCGGCTACACAAGAAGATCCTCGTGATCGACGGCGAGATGGCCTTTCTCGGCGGGCTCAACATCGGCGGGGAGAACCTGCTGGCGACACGGCCGCGCGAGCCGGTGCGCGACATCCACTTCCTGATCGAGGGGCCGGTGGTGAGGCAGGTGATGGAGAGCTTCCAGGACGACTGGGCCTTCTCGACCGCCGAGACGCTGGAAGGGCCGCTGTGGTTTCCGGCGACGCATCGGAAAGGAACCGCGCCGGCGCGGGCGATCTCGTCGGGGCCGGACCAGAGCGTCGACCAGCTGATGCTGGCGCTTCTCTCCGCGATCAACGCGGCCTCGTCGTCGCTGCGGATCGCGACGCCTTATTTCCTGCCCGACGAACAGGTCATCACGGCGCTCCAGCTCGCCGCGCTGCGGGGCGTCGAGGTGCATGTCGTCATCCCCGCCCGCAACAACCATCGCCTGGTGGGATGGGCGATGCAGGCGCATATCCGGCCGCTGCTCAAGGTCGGCTGCCATGTCTGGCGCTCGCCTGCGCCCTTCGACCATTCGAAGCTGGCAACCGTCGACGAAGCCTGGAGCCTGATCGGCAGCGCGAACTGGGATGCGCGGAGCCTGCGCCTGAACTTCGAGATCACCATGGAGTTCTACGACCCTGAACTGGCCAAACGCCTCAACGGCATCATCGATGCCAAGCGGAGCACGGCCGTCACGCTGGACGAGATCGATTCGCGCTGGCCCATCGTGAAAATTCGAGATGCAGCCGCCCGGCTGCTCATGCCTTATTTGTGA